The Anabas testudineus chromosome 3, fAnaTes1.2, whole genome shotgun sequence sequence ACTGAAGCCTGCGCTGCCCTGCCATCAATAGCACGGGGGGCATAATGCTGTTTGTTGATGGCCGATGTCTCCCAGACATTGGGAGGAGACAGGTGTCCACTATGTAGTTCAAATTTGGGAGGAAGTTGTCTTCATCAGGGCTGATGGAGGAAGTCATAGCCATCCAGCCTCACCTCCCGGACCCAAGGTGTAGCAACCACCCTACCTTGAGGGTAGGTCGATCCCCTTGGGTCCATCCACCAGCCCCCAGATGAGCCACCCGCCAAAACCCTGGGTGAACGCGTGTCTAATGCTGGTGAAAATGACGAGTGTGCGACTAGTCaggattgagggaaagatgaatgcagcaatcTACAGAGACAtacttgatgaaaacctgttccagagagctctggacctcagactggggccACTAACAGGAGAATGGCTATGCAACAACTCTGGGAATGTCCTTGAGTGAGGAACCAGAGCCCAGATTTAAACCCGATTGAAtatctctggagagatctgacaAATGGCTGTGCACTGATGTAGCTTGAGaagtactgcaaagaagaatggggaaaaactgcccaaaaataggtgtgccaagcttgaagcatcatactcaaaaagacttgaaaCTGTAAGTGGTACATAGAATTGAGGCTGTGAATGCTTATGGAAATTAACATTGCAAATATTTCAAAGAAACTCCTTCTGTGATTGCTTActggatgcactgtatttttGATGTTGCAGAGACAAGTTAAATTAACTGAGATTTTCCAACAGTTCGATGTGCATTAATATTAGCATGTACAGCATGTAAATGGAATGTCTTCTGCATTTGTCATGAAAcgtgatttgatcttcatctaattaacaaatataatgtgcctaaaataatacaaaaaatcagatctttcatgtttttaatgtgaacaaccataaaaacctcaaaaagtatgtgaatccttgGATTAATAAccaaccaggtgcttcctgtagctgtggatcagacctgcacattgttcaggaggaatttaaGCCCATTCTTTcaggcagaactgcttcatATTCTTTTCGACGCCcctttttccctctcttcaaattgttccatagcatctcttttgggttgaggtctggactctgacttggccactccaaaagccagatttgtttttctgaagccattctatTGTGTGTTTCGGGTCATTGCCCTGTAgcaacttctacagagtttcagctgacgtacagacacTTAATACACTTAGGGAATTAATCTTCCCTCCAATCaatgcaagctggccaggccctgatgcatccAAGGCAGCCCAAATCAttatgtttcctccaccatactttaggattgggatgatgttttcatggtgaTATGCATTAGTCCAATACTACTTTGGAGTgccaatgtgctctttggcaaacttcaggcgtgcagcaatgttcttttcagtaagcagcagcttccttcgtggggttctgccatagacaccctgcttgttcaatgttttacctattgtatactcatgaacacagatgttagccagttccaatgatgcctttaaatctaTTTGTAGcttgtttgcctaactgtagagTAGTGAATTCTTTTAGGTTATTATTcaaggggttcacatactttagcCACTCAAACgaaatgaattttatttgttattactttaggcacattgtatttgttgatactctgaagatcagatcacattttaaattaatgcagaaaaccatgaaatttcttgccactgtattatcCATTTTAGCAGTGGTATGGATCTTTTAGCAAATTAATTTGCAGCACTTTATAGCTCATACATTGACTCTCACTGTtcttagtatttttatttccagctgtCAAAATGCTTTCATAAACCCACTGTATATGTGCAGTGTCATACATGACTCCTGGAGTCGATGTGTAATAGGCAGTTTCTTACTTTGTTAGCCATAATAACTTTAACAAGCAATGGTATTTGACTTCTACTTCTACTAGTGTCCACAACAcgtgtttcaaaataaataatgaggGTTATTCTCTGGGAAGTTATAAAATGAGACATAGTTATAGTATGAGAGTGCAGTATCTCTGCAAACAGAGACTGCTTTGAATCAGTGACAGGAACTATTGACAGCAGGCGCATGGTGAGATACCATTAGCTGTAGCAGTTCAGGCACCCCATGATGAGAAGATAAAAATAGCTCAGATATCTCTCAATAACCTGCTTTCTGTCAGTGTGAGTTAGAGTAGTATTTAAATTGTTTGATTTGATCATGTACCTCTGTCGTTTTATTAACATGATTCGAGTTAAGAAACTGGAATTCCTTTGCACAACAGAGTGGAATAGTCAAATGGTTATGATAATGACACTTAAGATTGGCTGAAGATAATCCTGCTCTGTGATCTCATCATCTCCGAGTTAATAGATGTTGCACAGGGGGTGCTTTCAAGGGAGAGATCACTGCGCAGGTTTCTATTATTGTGACATCTCCTGAGATGCCATGCACATCTAGTGCCAGCTTCATTTAGGAGGGCAGGAAAGCTGGCAGGAGGTTTCAGTTTGAAAGATAAATGCTGTGAAAGTGCATTGAAAACAAGTGCACAGTTTGAAATTGCTACAGAGGAGAAGCTGACCAATTAGTTTCAAATTGGGTCTTTGAGCACACGACTAGTTTCAAATTAGGTCTTTGGGTGCACAGTGGGGAATGGGATTACTCTGAGTCACCCACTAAAGCACCTAAGGATGAGAAAGTTGCCAGGTTTACAGTAGGTCAGGCTGCAGGGGTTGTTGTTAGGCAGATATTTCCACAGGTCCAGATGTCGCTGTGGTTTGATTCTGGGTTATAATTAatagtgactgtgtgtttgaagtTTCGATTGGTTTCAACAGCACCCTGTTCCCCAGTTCCCTTTTTCAACTTCTATATTATGatgcagctgtttctttttctaacGTACTATAGGGGCAATGGTGACATCTTGTCTGTGTCTAaattttcttcctcttgtctacagattttattttttttgtctcttactTTCTTTGTGCTGTTCATTTCTTTGACATGTGGTAAAATCTTAATTGATTTCACAGTGTTGGAGGGAATTGCAGGAGTGCATCCTACTCCCATCTGGAGCTTATCAGAGCCTGACCCGGTTTCGGTGTGCTACGTTAGCGTGCAGCTCCACTGGGACCTGTCCCCTCCCGTTGCTGACAAAGGGAAGAAGGCCACAGCCGGCCCATCTTAGCATAGCCCAACGTCGCCCAACACAACCTGCACCAAACATCACCTAATTCTGCCTCACTCTGCCTGCTCCAAAGAACTAAAAGTtgcttacattacatttttccctCTTTCCAAATTGTAGGTCACCTGGtcttcttttctccattttggAAAAGGCTTCCGGGGATATTTTGccctacaaaaaaaataattatcttATCTCCCTAATTCCCAATTATTATGCACAGGCTTATTTAAGAAAAAGGATtagattttctctctttttttggtAGCTACACCATCAAGCAGGGGATGAATTTCACTGCTGCAGTGACGGGGTCCTACACATGGATGAACTGGGGGAGGAGAGAGCACAGTGAGGCTGTCATGTAAGCTGTCTCCTCTGGGGCCACCTCTCGGCGCGTACTGCTTCCTGCCTCAGGTAGAGGCGTCagagttgctgctgctgaggcgTCACACTGCTtgctctcctttcctctccctcaGACTGAGAAGGCAACAGCTCCATTCTCAAAGCACGGAAATGGAGAAGGTAAGGTGTTTCTTTCACTATAGTTATCTATCTTGGCTTTAactttgcttcttttctttcacagcTAGTGACTTCATTCATCATGAGATTGTTTCCAATTGTGCAGAAGTTTTTGAGTGTGCACTGCTGATGCTGTGACTGAACCCCCCTAGCACAATCTGGGGGCCTTTCTTTGAAGAGTTAGGGCGCGTCCTGTTTTTGTATTGTGGTCTTCATGTCCtataagacattttaaatattaggaACACCTCTGTGCTATTGCCTTTGGTAAATGCACATGGTTTTTAAATTGCACTGGGTCTCAAGATGTTCACTGCTCCTGAATTTGTAGGACTGATGAACTGCAGAGGATGAAATTCTCACAGAGATTAATAAAGGATTACCTAGGTGAACATAGCTGTGCTGTGCATAATCTTTCTAGATTTCTGTCGACTGCTTTTATGCTTTCATTTGCTCATAtctaaactgaaactaaatcaGATGTAAACACCCCTTTTTTACCAATAAAATTGCTAGAATCCTTATTATATCTTTTCATATGGgatcatatttattattactattaattgtttgaatgtaaacaaatgatACTGTAgcacatgtttagttttattctcACAAGCAGCTCACTTTTTTCTTCTGGAGTCTCTGAGGCACTTGCAAGCATGAGAATAAATAACAACTCTTGGTGGTGTGATTTAGCCTGAAGTTAGGCAGCAACACAAATATTTCTGACATATGCCACCTCATGTTTTTATCACATAGtcctgtgtgtgagagtgtcagagaggagtgtgtgtatgtgtgtgtgtgtgtgtttgttgtgtattcTAAACAGAGAaggtttttctttgtctttctgtcagagCTGCTCACTGTGCCCAGAGCCAACACTTGCACAGAGTCTGTGTACACTCTGCAACAAGTGGCTTTGTTACCAGTGCACAGATGTGCATCAGCACCAGAGAGCTCCTGCCACTACCCAGTACATAGACCTGCGCCTTCATCAGAGGCCTGGAGCCAGCCAGTGTACTGACCCGCACCAGAGAGGCTCCAGCTCCCTGCCACCGACTGGACAAGGCAAGATATTTACATATGTCGGAACTGTTTTTTACCTTCACTTCCCAGGCCAGTATGACACGTTATTAGTGGAGATGCACAATCGGTCCCCCCTCTCTGTCACCTGAAAGCTTGTTTgggctttttttgttttctcactgacgtcctgtttgtttgttaatcATGTCTCGTCTCAGTAAGAACTGTTGCAATGAATAATGCATGAAAGTGGCAATGGTTGATAGCCATTCCTGGAAATCCTTGTTTTATTACACCTCTTTTTAACATGTGGCCCAGATTTCGAAGTGCTCACATGGTTTAATTTTTGCTAATATTAGTGTGATGCTATTTAAAGACCCTCCAGTATGCCTGGCAGCTTTGCTGCCAGCTGCTTTTGCTGATCTGCATTGCACAAGTTGTCAAAACATAATGAACAGATCCTAAACACCTTTATtgtgatgtgtgagtgtgtctgtttggTTTTAGCACTTGTGAGAAAAGCTGTGTGACTGTTCTTACAGACAGGATGTGGTCAGTCAGATCGGGTTGATGCACAATGGTGATGCTCAGCTGTCAACCACAGAGCTGTGTGATAATTTGCAGACAGGAGGGGATTGGTTAAGGTGAGCTGGCCAACAGAGAGCAGTAGGGCTGCGTTCATTAGCCTTATTAAGCTATTGTTAGGTAGACGTTCTGTGGGcaaactgtttttacagtgacctatttagaaatgtgtgtgaaatatttttgagtgtgtgtacatgtgtggttCTTAGTGTTCCAAAGGAGGATAGTGTAGCAATGAAAGATTGCTCAGCTACATATTTGTCACCCAACACcctttatacatatatatagtcTCATTGAAACCTCAACTTAACCAGTTTCCCACAGTTAAATTATTTTGGTATGAAGGTGCTGAGGTAGGTCATCTTTAATCTCACATGCCCGTAAAACTCATCACATTAACCCTTAACTGcctgctgttctgtgtgtgaCAGTAGCTTAACACACTGCCTGTAGTGTGACAAAATACATGAATACAAATCTATATTATGTGTTTTTCTAGATTAGAGTTTAATCAGTCATTGTAGccattattaaaacaataatgacaCAAATAAGCCTAATAAACCtataaatattatgtttttacagTACCTATAAAAAGTATACTGAAGGTTTATAAGTATATTGTGGTACCACGCATGTTTGTTGCCTTAAAATACTTTCTCGGCTTTTGCTTTACTGTTGCACACTGTTGGCGCTCTTTTAGCTCTGGGTGTGAATTGCTTGTCTAATGTTGTTAATGCCCCGCACTCTACCCCCCacaccctcctctctctgtcggTCTTTTAGGCCCGGGGTCACATCCTTGTTCCCTCCTCATGTGCCACTCTCACAGACAGGAGCCCTTGGAGCTGTTTTGTGAGTCATGTGACCTTCTGTGCTGTAGCAGCTGTCACCTGTCCTCCCACAAAAACCACAGGTCAGTCCTCAGATACACAGCACAAGGACACTGCAGAGAAGAGCATACCACAAGTTGAAAACTTCCTGTGAGCAACAACGCTCTCTTAACTTTGTTGTCACTTATCATCTGTATCTGCATACACTACCCTTGGCCTGCCTAATACCTATTGTGTATTCATacatcatctttttctttctgtgatgttacagtacagtagctgcCTCTGAGGTCACCTGCATAATGTGTTGTCCCCTGGGAAAACAAATTTAATTCTGGTGTTCTGCATGCCCAAAGAATAAATTAGTGAGATATCTGTCTGGTGGTTGCTGTATGTGTTCAGGGTGGTGCAGATTGGGAAGGCCCTACAGGATCAGCAGTGGCTGTTTGAGAGCCTGATGGTGCAGGTGGAAGAAAGAAGAGCTGCAGTGGAGAACAATGCTAAACAGATAGAGGACAGGTTGGTTCAGACTTAAACACAGTTGTAACCATAGTGCCCAGTTTTTACAATGTCTGACACAAATGGTTAAAAATACCTCATGTAtataaattaatgtaatgtcTATAGTGCTGATTTCTTTGTAAGCTTGTGGAATATTTTTGCCAGGACTgagacatttattttctcttttctatcttCGTAGACTTCATGGAGTAAAGATTGCACACAGGAAGGCAGAGAACCAGATTAAAATGGCAAAGATGATTATGATGAACGAGCTTAACAAACGAGCCAACCTATTAATAGAGCAACTGGAGGtaattactttctttttctttctttccttcttatCAGGCAGCCAGCCGTGAATCTACATGCAAAGAATTGGTAACTGCCGTGATGAAATCAGTCCTGAAAGCAGGCGAACGGGAGCCCATAATAATCATTCAAAGCTGCTTAAGCCAACATCTCAGAAACTACATCTGCCAATAAAAAGAGTCCTCGATTTAGCCGAGAGTCCAGCCGTGATGGCCTCTCTTTGCCACTAATTACACCTAACTGCGTTCATTTTTATGGGTGTCTTCACAGAAAATCTCAGAGGACTTTCAGCAGCGTCTGGACGACCAGCTGCAAGGGGCAATAGAGACATGTGGCCAGCTGGACCACGTTCAGAAGTTCATCACCTGGGCTATGACCCATCACTGCAGAGGCCCGGTGCTCTTCAGCAGGGCTCTGGTACGTAGACAGGACAGTGAGCAGACATACATCAAAGAAGTATTAACTAATTTCTTAAAagattaaaatttaaagaggaaTTCCACTGATTATAGACATAAAGGTCAGTTAACTTGACAAAAGGAgatgttctctgtgttttttgagGAACTTTATTACAGTAGGCCTGAGAAATGTACTGAACTTACATCACTGAGTAAAGCCTGCTTCTATGAACTGAACATATTATAAAATGCCATGTTTTGGTGTTCATAAGAATTGTGTTGGATATTTGtcttattaataattaattgaaagcttttttctcctttcatcaTTGTCCTTGTCTTTAAAGCACATCCTTATCTTTTGTAACTTTACTGAAGTATAGAAATCAGCTAAGACAGTGGGGGACATGATAATTTTTATAATATGGAACATAAATTCTTTCTGCAGATTTCGCTCCAGATGCAGCAACTTCTTGAGCCTTTACTTCACTCTGACTCTTGGAGTCCTGTCAAGATCAAATTCAACTGGGATGCCAGTTACTGGACAAAGCAGATTTCCTCTTTAGGTAAAATAGATGATATTTGATTTATACAGTTACAGTGAGGCACAATCAATCTGGtccaaatgtatattttcatacAGTCAATAAATGGCTGCCATATTATAAGTCTGTTATTATTCAACCACAATGTGGCACATTGTGTTTTAACAAAGTTCTTACTGTGGCTCTGTTCTTCTGCAGGTCAGCTGACTGTTGAGGGGGGAAACTGCACTTATCCTCAGAGTTTGGCCTGTTCCACTATTATGGGACCTCAGCCCATCACCTGCCTGACTGTGCcatctgtgtttcacagaggaCTAGATCCAGGCTGTGGGTACCAGGTCTGCTGCGAGCCCCAGATGTGGTGCCTGCATGGCATTCCCTCTCAGCCAGACCTACCCAGTCTAGACAAAAGCCAGCTGGAGGCGACACATTTTAACTCCAGCTGTGTTCAGCCTGCTCACATTGCTGCCTCAATGCATCAGAATCAGCTGCTCCAGAAGTGCTGGGACACAGAGAGTTCCTCGCAGTGTCCTCCCACTGCATCACCTGTCATAGAATCCATACAGTTAAAATACAGTCAAGGATCTATGTCCCAGTCACAAGCTGCTGTCTCCCATCCCCAGTCTCATTCAAAATCTTACTCTTCATACCACCAGCTACAGAGAGAAGCTCTTCCCAACAGCCAGGCTCAGCTAAGTGGAGGCCGTAGAAGGTCAGGACAGTGTCAGGTGAAGCTGTTGGCCAGCACAACCCAGCAGGAGCTCAGCCACACAGGTATGAACAGGGATGCGATGAATGATGAGAGCTGGGAGAAGAGATGCAGAGTGGAGAAGACTCAtggacaaacagcagctgttgaaaGCAGAAAGCTGCTGAATGGAGAGCTGCAAGAGGGCAGGAGGGAACAGAGTCccgtgcagcagcagcagcagcagcagctccatgtTCCTCCTGCAGTAGATCtgagaaaagagcagcagaggaccAGACCTGCACTGATACTCAGAGACCACAAGGATGGCAGGGTAAGCAACCGAGTTAAAATTAGAATCCAATTTagattaatttttattatttaactaagGATCTTGTTAATTTGATTGTCAACATGTTTTGCAATGATGTGTGCTGAAATGACAGTGGACTTAAACGACAGtataaacacagatgtgtatGTCAGGTACAGTGTTCACTCTGCACCTTGAAAATAGCAGTTGACAAACAATCTCACCACAAACACCACTGAGTAGCTGTTCTGGAGCTTCCTACTGCATCGCGCAAAACTAAATACACAAGGCTGACGTGACCTTAAAGTAACCATGAAGCAGTCAGAAAGTCCCTTTGACAGGTGACTGCTACAGCTGAGCTGTGCACACAGTAACTGCGCAGAAACTACACCAATCTCCCACCAAGAACTAACTAATTGACTTTTGTTTGGATATTTGTGTGCACAGGTTCAGCTACAGCTTACCTTACCTTTGATATACTCTGAGAATAAATCTACATTACAGGTTCACACATTAAATTTACCCCAGAGAAGTACAACATAACCTTTTCTCAGCACATGAAGTAACCACAACTTTGTAAATGCAGCCTGTAAAACCTTAAATACTGTACCTTCAAACATTGACAATAACaccagtaaatgtgtgtttaaccAATGTAGTGGCCTCTGCAATATATCATAGATGTTATATACCATAGATAACTTCCCCAggaggatcaataaagtttgttattattattaatactacATGTCACTGTGGCCCTGCAAATCAATGTAAGCATCATTATTGACATTAATTCAAGAAttcttttgcttgtttgtgaTCAGCAGCTACCTTGAGTTCAAAGCAAAGGCGTGTGGTGGGATTTTGTGCAGCTCAGTCTTCATTTCACACGTGGTTCTGCAGAGTTTCTATgggatcaaaaaaaaaaagaaaaaaactcacAAAAACCCAACTCACAACCCATGACATGGTAAaccacacactgctgtttttatacACCTCTCAAAAACCACAGCATGTTGGTCAGCGTGAAGCTTATTTCCTTCAAAACACAGATGTTCAAACACTTGCTTGCAGACAAAGAACGAAAGACCCGACAACAAAGTCTGCTTCTAAAGTTGCATCACAGAGCGGCAAGTGCAGTTTCTAAAACGCTGAACTCTAAAGACGCGTTGAACTCAAAGCAGTGCTCGGTTTTAATTCATACCCATAAATGAGTAAAACTAAAAGCAGCACTCTTTATTTTAATGCCAGAATGATCACTTCCCACAGTTGACAACCAGCCTGAAAACAGATGGTGCAACAGAAAGCTGCTTCTGCTTTCATGAAGAAAGAATGATGggaaaacaaagagcagctcTGACAATTAAAGCTGAGCTGTTCATCGCAATGCATCTTCAAACGCAGGAGAGCACTGTTCACTGTATTTCCTTTTCCAGAGTTGAGTAGTCACATAATCACCTCAAGAAGAAATTCTCAAGATGCATGATTGCATGCACAAAgatttttaactttttcaaGTCACGGCATCTGAAAATGACATAAACCCACTTGGGCTCAGTCATTTACATACTTAACCTGTCATTAATGAGTCACTGAGGGAATAGTGGGAGCTGCCAGTTTGATTTTAGCTCTGGTTTGCTCTTTGAGATAAATTCCCGCACCCCTCGCCGTTCCAGAGAGAAGGATTATAGTCTATTTTCCTCCACAGTCTGAATCCTGCATACCTATCCCAAGGGGCATGGATCAGGTTAGTGTTTTAATCGCATGATACTTAGGAGCATGTGCTCGGTGTCAGCTTGGCCTGAATATTTATGATGGCAGCCTTCCTGCTTACATTAGCTAAAAACACAATCAAGGTGTTTAAAGGAGCTTTTCAGGACACTTGCAGTAGTTTAATTCTAATACCAcatggagagagaaagtggtAGTAAGGGTTTTTCAGTTCTGGCTCAATCAAAGAGCCACACTGAACCCCTGATGGTGAATTTACATACGATAATTGGTGTTGTAAGCAAACCTTTCATTCTCTGTACAATATATGCAGCTGTGTGGGCCATTCTCCCTGTTCGTTGAGTTGTTTTGAATTACAACCAGAATGGGCTCTGagtgatgtttttgttcatttagtGTGAGCttgtacgtttgtgtgtgtatgtgtgtgtgtgtgtgtgtgtctgggtgacACTCgcactctttttctctcctttatgTTGTTAATGGCACGGACAGGTGCATCTGTGCATGTGATACAATTTAAAACCCTGCtcagttttgtatgtttgtgtttctgacagAGATCTACATCCCTGGAGATGTCACTGACAGCCCATGACTGTGTATCTGACGTGCATAGCAGCAAGCTAAGCCCTAGCTCAGGGTGCACGAGGAGGAAGAGACGCTCCCAGAGCATCCCGGCAGAACTGGCAGCCCCATCCAGCAGCCCTTACACTGAAAGGCCCACAGGACGCACTCGCAGCCTAGAGGCAGGAGCTGCAAATAAGGTAACCCTACATCAGAATATAATCACACATGGAGAGGAGCTGAGGCTGTGATGTTAGATAGAAAGAGATCCCTGTTTAGATATGCACGTTCCACATTTGAATTTTGGCAGCGCAAAGaaatagtagtagcagtactaCTATCTCCTACACAGTTGCTCATAATGAATATATTACGCCAAAGCTGACTTTGACTGTAGCCAAGAAAACAGTCTTACCACAGAGTAAATTTAGCAGCTCTCCATCAAACCACATGATCTTTAGTAGCTTTATTCCTTACATGAGGCTCACTTGAATGATACTTAGGTGTGATTTGTTCAGATGATAAAAAATAAGCATAAGTACAGTTTTGCAAATAGCCTGTTTTAACTAGAGGCACTGGAAGAATTTATTTATCTACAATTCTGTGACAACCAGGCAACTCATTTGTTGATAAAGACCAAGTTACATATAATACTAAGGCTGTTTTCCTGTGTTGTAGACACAGTTTGAATCACATTATgcttgttctgtgtttcagtatGCCAGTATGGATCCCAGACAGAGGAGAGCTTCAGATGGGGTGCTTTGTGTTGTCAAGGAAACATTAACTGATGTTGTTTCCTCCAGAGTCCATCGCTCTCCTCTACTGACCTATAAGACAGAGCCAGGTGCTGGAAAACACTACTTTACCATGCCATAATGTCTCATATTCTAAAGCAAATTTTTGAATATGTGCTCATCATCCTTCTCTTTTCAGATCAGTCTTTTACTTATGTAAATGAAGAGATCGATTTTGAGGTCAGGGAGAAATTCAGAGTGTCAAGAAGTGGCCACAACAGGTGTGTTATCGCTGTCAAGTCCAAAATCTGTCTGTGAACAAATCATGAAAATAAGGTTTAGTttagtcattcattcattctctgtttctctctaaaGTAACGGAGATGTTCAGAACGACTCCGGAAGGCCAAAGGTTCCTGTTGTTTGCTTAGAGCGTCTCAAAATACTTGTATCTCAACTGCCCCCACACGGCCGACGACAGAGCGACCCTTTACCTGCCAGCGCAACAGAGAGGAGTGAAACTCTCTCACAGCAGAGAACCTGGCATGATGCTATGCCTGAAGTATGTTCAAAGTGATTTACATATTTTGTCTTATACATTTTGTCCTAAGGGCGCATTTAGGCCATCTCCTCAGTGTACTCCTCAGTGTTTTATATATTGTCGATGATCCACAGTatcctctttcctcttctctgttgtAAACATAGAGGATAGATGGAGGCTCTGAGACCAAGACAACCACCCGCACACTCACAGCTCCACCATATGCAGAGCAACAATCCTGTGATCAGTCTACCACACACTCAACCAACAGTGAGTTTGACAGCCAAGGGAGACTCAGCTGTCATACAGCATCCACACAGACGTCCACTGACCCTAAATATGTGCCACAGATTTACTCTGCACAGGACCTGGACTCTGACTCTGATCCTAGGTCAGTCTCAGAAGAGGCAGTTGTTTCTCAGGTTGATCCAAACCAACAGCTGGACTCGGATGCATCACCAGATTCTGACCCAAATGTGGAGTCTTTATCTGAGGTTGAACTGGATTGTCTGAATGGGGAGAAAGCGGTGGCTGCGGGAGAGACGGGGCTCTACAGCGAAACTGATGTTGTAGGTGAATCAGAGCCAAGTCTTGAATATGAGGCTGAACCAGAATCAGATGCAGGAGTGGGATCAGAGGACAGCCAAGGTGTGGATGTCGACGCTGATTCAGGAGATGCTGAAACAGAGTCTGAGGTTCAGCCTGAGTATGATCCTGGTTTTCAGGCCGACACTGACTCAGACGTTGTGTCTGATCAGCATCCAGATTCTC is a genomic window containing:
- the trim66 gene encoding tripartite motif-containing protein 66, encoding MEKSCSLCPEPTLAQSLCTLCNKWLCYQCTDVHQHQRAPATTQYIDLRLHQRPGASQCTDPHQRGSSSLPPTGQGPGSHPCSLLMCHSHRQEPLELFCESCDLLCCSSCHLSSHKNHRVVQIGKALQDQQWLFESLMVQVEERRAAVENNAKQIEDRLHGVKIAHRKAENQIKMAKMIMMNELNKRANLLIEQLEKISEDFQQRLDDQLQGAIETCGQLDHVQKFITWAMTHHCRGPVLFSRALISLQMQQLLEPLLHSDSWSPVKIKFNWDASYWTKQISSLGQLTVEGGNCTYPQSLACSTIMGPQPITCLTVPSVFHRGLDPGCGYQVCCEPQMWCLHGIPSQPDLPSLDKSQLEATHFNSSCVQPAHIAASMHQNQLLQKCWDTESSSQCPPTASPVIESIQLKYSQGSMSQSQAAVSHPQSHSKSYSSYHQLQREALPNSQAQLSGGRRRSGQCQVKLLASTTQQELSHTGMNRDAMNDESWEKRCRVEKTHGQTAAVESRKLLNGELQEGRREQSPVQQQQQQQLHVPPAVDLRKEQQRTRPALILRDHKDGRRSTSLEMSLTAHDCVSDVHSSKLSPSSGCTRRKRRSQSIPAELAAPSSSPYTERPTGRTRSLEAGAANKYASMDPRQRRASDGVLCVVKETLTDVVSSRVHRSPLLTYKTEPDQSFTYVNEEIDFEVREKFRVSRSGHNSNGDVQNDSGRPKVPVVCLERLKILVSQLPPHGRRQSDPLPASATERSETLSQQRTWHDAMPERIDGGSETKTTTRTLTAPPYAEQQSCDQSTTHSTNSEFDSQGRLSCHTASTQTSTDPKYVPQIYSAQDLDSDSDPRSVSEEAVVSQVDPNQQLDSDASPDSDPNVESLSEVELDCLNGEKAVAAGETGLYSETDVVGESEPSLEYEAEPESDAGVGSEDSQGVDVDADSGDAETESEVQPEYDPGFQADTDSDVVSDQHPDSHGFVESELDIDSEPELATDEPQPLRSDLEEESHIGPGQRQLLIANPIPQRETEDDQPEQDDAEMENEDFCAVCLIGGDLLCCDCCPKVFHLSCHVPSLLSFPSGDWVCSLCRDAVQPEVEYDCENERTSGEHTSVQGLSACDQRKCERLTLLILSNILSAPFHEPVSPLARHYYQIIKRPMDLSVIRAKLNKRNAQSYKSPDEFVADVYLMFRNCAKFNYPDSEVAQAGRSLEAFFTSKLEEVFPDSVFPVAEADSDSDEYDEACRTADGGFPWPEKREQCHRKRKRRHSVKPRRHHF